In one window of Chryseobacterium phocaeense DNA:
- a CDS encoding DUF4280 domain-containing protein encodes MAEKHIVVQGATCKCQFGQAPDKLKVLSHEKEYANDKQASKKLIVTTKEIGAATFEKNTFGNCTKMGSPPPPCKIMVTEWKDFYEKVQLNNGGYIIVETSKAVCAIAGTPCIEIIDHGQRTEGSAQNFKNADQDVQQQINPLVDSEEMYNEQPRYGGEDSVN; translated from the coding sequence ATGGCAGAAAAACATATTGTAGTACAGGGTGCTACGTGCAAATGCCAGTTCGGGCAGGCTCCGGACAAGCTTAAAGTACTCTCACATGAGAAAGAATACGCCAATGATAAACAGGCCTCCAAAAAACTGATCGTTACCACGAAGGAAATAGGAGCCGCCACATTTGAAAAAAATACATTCGGAAACTGCACCAAAATGGGAAGCCCGCCGCCGCCCTGCAAGATCATGGTAACGGAATGGAAGGATTTCTATGAAAAAGTGCAGCTCAACAACGGCGGATACATCATCGTGGAAACCAGCAAGGCAGTCTGTGCCATCGCCGGAACACCGTGTATTGAAATCATAGACCACGGGCAGAGAACGGAAGGCAGTGCGCAGAACTTTAAAAATGCCGATCAGGACGTGCAGCAGCAGATCAATCCGCTGGTGGATTCCGAGGAAATGTATAATGAGCAACCCAGGTATGGCGGGGAAGACAGTGTAAACTAA